In Streptomyces sp. TLI_146, the genomic stretch AGCCTGCCGCGCACGGCGGCGGCCGCGGTGTAGGCGGCGAGGCGGTGGGCGTGGGCGACGGCGTCGGGCCGGCCCGTGCGCAGCGCCTCCAGGGTGGTGAGCAGCCAGCCGCGCGCGTACGGATGCGTCAGCACCTCGTCCAGGCCCGGCCCGTCGACGAGGGTGGTCAGCCGCCAGGCCTCGGCCCACTCGGCGCCGCCGCGCCCGGCCAGATCGGCGTGCAGCCGGGCCAGCAGGGTGCGGGTGAGCTCGTGCTCGGCGGCGACGAGCTCGCCGGGGTCGGTGAGCGCGCCGGGGACCAGGCGGGCGGCCGTGCGGGCCTCGACGCCCCGCACCAGCGCCTCCAGGTCCGCGCAGTAGACCGAGGGGCCGTCGAAGGCGTCCCGGCCCGCCGCCTCGTTCGCCGAGCGGTAGCGGTGGGTGTAGAGCCCGCCGCCGCAGGAGCGCACGACCGGGCACTCGCGGCACTCGGGGCCGACCCCGGCCAGGCCGAGCTGGCGCACCCGTACGCCCGGATGGGCGGCGACCTCGTCGAAGGAGTGCCGGAAGACGTCGAAGCCGGTGGCGGCGGCGCCGTCGTAGGCGCTCTTGAGCGAGTCGACCTGCTCCAGGCTGCCGTCGGTCTCCACCACCACGAGGTCGGTGGGGGCCAGACCCAGGGACTCGGTGAGGCTGGGGCCGCCGTTCAACGTCGACAGTACGGACTCGAACAGCCGGACCGGAACCGGTCTGCCCTGTTCCTCCCACCGGTCGAAGACCGCCAGGATCCACTCCGCGTACTCGGTCGGAGAGCCGGCCGGGCGGGCCGGGGGCGCGTCCCAGGTGGCGTGCGGCAGCAGGTAGTCGATGCGCGGCGGGTCCAGGGCGATGAGCGCGTCGTGCACGGTGACCGGGTCGTTGGCCACGTCGATGGTGCAGAGCAGCCCGAGGAAGAGGTGGCGGTAGCGCTCGCTCTGGAGCAGTTCCACGGCCCTGAGGACCAGCGGATGGCTGGTGCGGCCGTCGGCGAAGCGGCGGTGGCGGTCGTTGGCGGACCTGTCCCCGTCCAGGGAGATGCCGACGCGCACACCGAACTCGTCGAAGAGGTCCAGGTAGCGGGGGCTCAGCTGGAGGCCGTTGGTGTGGATGCGCAGATCGAGCTCCGCGACGCCGTCGAGGGCGGCGGTCAGCTCCTCGCACACCCGGCGCAGCCGTGCGGGGCCCGCCAGCAGCGGCTCCCCTCCGTGCAGGATCACTGACACGGAGGGCAGTACGTGTTTCTCGGCGTGCTCGGCCAGTCGCCGGGCCGTCCAGGAAATCGCCTCGTCAGAGATTGCCTTGGGGCGGGTACGCCAACTCTGATCAGGGGCTTCGTAGATATAGCAGTGATCACAAGCAAGATCGCATCTGCTGTGAACCTTGAGCACGATCTCGCGGAATGGGACCACGGGTGCAGTCATTCCGCCAGTCTAGGGCTCTCCGACAGACTAGAGCGCCGAGTTGAAGGTCGACGCCTGCACGGGGCGGCCGATCGACGAGGGCAGCACGCGGCCGAGCTTCCTGGCAGCGTCGGCGCCACGGACGTCGATCTCTGCCAGGGGCACACGGCTCTTCTTCGCAGGGGCGAAGGAGAGAGAATTCACAGAGGTCTTCACGGCCGTCCTTGATGGGTAATTCCTGCATGTGGACAGTGGTACCGACGACATGCACCGTTGCAGTGTCGGCGGCACGACTTTACTCTCTTGGCCACTGTTGGCAACTGAGCACGACCGCTTGCCGCAAACGCGTGACCCAGCATTAGCCGAAGGTGTACGGAACGGGTCGTTCCATCGAAAGAGTGATGACTAAAACCGCAGACAGGGGTGGATGTGACGGCGATTCCCGGTCCTCTGCAAAGCATGGTCTTCCGCAACGCCGACCTGCCGGGTCTCTTCCATCACGCGGACTCACTCGCGATAGGGCGCCAGCGGGCCGCGGTGAACGGCACCCGCTGGCAGTTGTGCCTGCTGGTGGTGGGGGCGGCGCTGGCGGCACTGCCGTGGAAGATGACGCTCGGTGGTGACTTCAGGCTGACGAGCGCGCTCAGCGCACTGGCGTACGCGGGGGTGCTCGCGGTGAGTTTCCGCGCCGCCCGCGGGCATGCGAAATCGCATTGGCAACTGAACCGTTCGGCGGCCGAGTTCATCAAATCCATGTGCTGGCGCTATGCCGTGCACGGCGCTCCCTTCGACTCCCAGGCGCCCGATCCCGAAGGTCTGTTCACCCTCCGTCTGGAGGAAGGACTGCGGGAACTGCGCAAGGTCGGCTGGCAGGACCCGCGCGAGGACCCGGCGTCGGGCCTGGCCGATGAGCCCCTCGTCACCGCCCCCATGCGGGAGTTACGGGGGAAGGCGTTCACCGTACGCAAGGAGACGTACGTCCGGGACCGGCTCATCGAGCAGCGCAACTGGTACCGGCGCCGGCAGGAGGCCTCCAAGCGGGCCACCGCGCTGTGGACCTCGGCGATCACCCTGCTCACCGTTCTCGCGTTGCTCTTCGCGACGCTGCACATGTTCGGCGCGGCCGAGGGCGTCAAGGCGGCCGGGCTGCTCTCGGCGGCGGCCGCCGCGTGTCTGGCGTGGAGCGAGATCCGCCGCCACCAGCCGCTGATCTCGGCGCACTCCCTGGTGGAGCAGGACCTCAAGGAGATGCACGTGGCCATGGAGAACACGGTCAGCGAGCGGGAGTGGCCGGCCGCGGTGTACGAGACCGAGCGGGTCGTGTCGCCCCAGCACACCGACTGGCTGGCCCGGCTCCGCAGTTGATCGCCTTTTACGGCTCCTACGGGCGGCGCACCCCGTCGCACCACACCACCGTGACCGCTTTGCCCAGGCCGCGGGCGTACTGGACGATGTCGCCGGTGCCGCCGAGGCCCC encodes the following:
- the fxsB gene encoding radical SAM/SPASM protein FxsB, inactivated metallohydrolase extension form, whose translation is MTAPVVPFREIVLKVHSRCDLACDHCYIYEAPDQSWRTRPKAISDEAISWTARRLAEHAEKHVLPSVSVILHGGEPLLAGPARLRRVCEELTAALDGVAELDLRIHTNGLQLSPRYLDLFDEFGVRVGISLDGDRSANDRHRRFADGRTSHPLVLRAVELLQSERYRHLFLGLLCTIDVANDPVTVHDALIALDPPRIDYLLPHATWDAPPARPAGSPTEYAEWILAVFDRWEEQGRPVPVRLFESVLSTLNGGPSLTESLGLAPTDLVVVETDGSLEQVDSLKSAYDGAAATGFDVFRHSFDEVAAHPGVRVRQLGLAGVGPECRECPVVRSCGGGLYTHRYRSANEAAGRDAFDGPSVYCADLEALVRGVEARTAARLVPGALTDPGELVAAEHELTRTLLARLHADLAGRGGAEWAEAWRLTTLVDGPGLDEVLTHPYARGWLLTTLEALRTGRPDAVAHAHRLAAYTAAAAVRGRLDVPVTVGYADGRLVLPTLGELRLGARGESGRAEVVSAEKGFRVRGERFELEVECPREPCGDWLPVRGLGRDGAPDPALDDLDPYRDCFGTAVLPRLGLAEADEWSGRLGAAWGLLSATVPGHAAAAAAALTTLTPLAGAGEPVAGRHGYGALGVPVGLTGEALALGLLRGFRRARFRALRDVADLYALDGGWLHRADWREEPVPVSVLLAETHERVAVAAYDRSARTLAETRRALEALQGAAELTVGGKSLVADVLLEWEEAARG
- the fxsA gene encoding FxSxx-COOH cyclophane-containing RiPP peptide, with translation MPLAEIDVRGADAARKLGRVLPSSIGRPVQASTFNSAL
- a CDS encoding DUF4231 domain-containing protein codes for the protein MVFRNADLPGLFHHADSLAIGRQRAAVNGTRWQLCLLVVGAALAALPWKMTLGGDFRLTSALSALAYAGVLAVSFRAARGHAKSHWQLNRSAAEFIKSMCWRYAVHGAPFDSQAPDPEGLFTLRLEEGLRELRKVGWQDPREDPASGLADEPLVTAPMRELRGKAFTVRKETYVRDRLIEQRNWYRRRQEASKRATALWTSAITLLTVLALLFATLHMFGAAEGVKAAGLLSAAAAACLAWSEIRRHQPLISAHSLVEQDLKEMHVAMENTVSEREWPAAVYETERVVSPQHTDWLARLRS